One stretch of Argiope bruennichi chromosome 3, qqArgBrue1.1, whole genome shotgun sequence DNA includes these proteins:
- the LOC129962711 gene encoding ADP-ribosylation factor-like protein 3, giving the protein MGLLSLLRKLKSAPDRELRILLLGLDNAGKTTILKKLASEDVTHITPTQGFNIKSVQSEGFKLNVWDIGGQRKIRPYWRNYFENTDVLIYVIDSADRKRFEETGVELAELLAEEKLAGVPLLVFANKQDLFNAAPASELADGLNLPAIRDRSWQIQACSALTGEALKDGLDWVCKNIKKK; this is encoded by the exons atg gGATTACTTTCTCTGCTGCGGAAATTAAAATCTGCTCCAGACCGAGAATTGCGAATCTTACTTTTGGGGTTGGATAATGCTGGAAAGACTACAATCTTGAAAAAATTAGCTTCTGAAGATGTGACACATATTACTCCTACTCAA ggttttaatattaaaagtgttCAGTCAGAAGGTTTCAAACTAAATGTCTGGGACATTGGTGGTCAAAGAAAAATAAGGCCATACTGGAGAAACTACTTTGAAAATACAGATGTCTTA ATTTATGTTATTGATAGTGCTGACAGGAAACGATTTGAAGAAACTGGTGTT GAATTAGCTGAATTATTAGCTGAAGAAAAATTAGCTGGAGTACCTTTGCTTGTTTTTGCCAACAAGCAGGATCTCTTCAATGCTGCACCTGCTAGTGAATTGGCTGATGGTTTGAATTTGCCTGCTATACGGGATCGTTCTTGGCAGATCCAAGCTTGTTCTGCTTTAACTGGAGAAGCCTTAAAG gaTGGCTTGGATTGGGTGTGCAAGaacatcaaaaagaaataa